Genomic window (Xylanimonas protaetiae):
GACGTCGTGCTGGTCAAGGCGTCCAACGGCTCGGGGCTGTGGCGCCTGGGCGACGAGCTGGCCGCCGGCACGCTGGGCGCCGCCCAGTGATCGCGATCCTCGTCGCCACGGGCGTCTCGCTCGTCGTGGCCCTGTTCGGCACGCCGCTGTTCATCCGGTTCCTGGTCCGCAAGAACTACGGGCAGTTCGTCCGGCAGGACGGCCCGACGGCCCACTTCACCAAGCGCGGCACGCCCACCATGGGCGGTGTCGTCATCATCGGGGCGACGCTCATCGGCGTCGGCGCGGCCATGGCGGTGAGCGACAGGTGGCCGAGCGCGACCGTGTGGCTCTCGCTCTACCTCATGACCGGCCTGGGCCTGGTGGGCTTCGCCGACGACTTCACCAAGATCCGCAAGCAGCGCTCCCTGGGCCTGACGCCGCGGGCCAAGATCATCGGCCAGGGGTTCGTGGGCGTCACGTTCGCGATCCTCGCGCTGCAGTTCCCGAACTCGAACTGGCGCACGCCCGCGTCGACACGCATCTCGTTCCTGCGCGACACCAACCTGGACCTCGCGTTCGCGGGCGCCACGGTGGGCCTGATCCTCTTCGTGATCTGGGCGAACTTCCTCATCACCGCCTGGTCGAACGCCGTCAACCTCACGGACGGCCTCGACGGTCTGGCCACCGGCGTCTCCCTCGTGGTGTTCCTCGGCTACGTGCTCGTGGGCATCTGGCAGCTCAACCAGTCGTGCCAGCGCTTCGCCGTGGCGGGGCCACGCTGCTACGAGGTGCGCGACCCGCAGGACATCGCGATCGTCGCGGCCGCCGTCGTCGGCGCGTGCTTCGGGTTCCTGTGGTGGAACGCGAGCCCGGCGAAGATCTTCATGGGCGACACGGGCGCCCTCGCCCTGGGCGGCGCGCTTGCCGCGCTGTCGATCCTGTCGCGCACGCAGATCCTCGCGGCGATCATCGGCGGCATGTTCGTCATCATCGTGATGAGCGACATCATCCAGATCGGCTTCTTCAAGATGACCCGCAGGCGGGTGTTCAAGATGGCGCCCCTGCATCACCACTTCGAGCTCTCGGGGTGGGGCGAGGTCACGATCGTGATCCGGTTCTGGCTCATCGCCGGGCTGTTCGCGGCCCTCGGCATGGGCATCTTCTACGCCGAGTGGGTGGTCTCGTAATGGCGTTCGAGCAGCACGGCGCCGTCGAGCCGCGCGTGCCTCTGGCGCAGGCGCGCGTCCTGGTCGCCGGGCTGGGCGTCACGGGGCGCGCCGTGGCCGGCGCGCTCCCGGGGCACGTCGCGTCCGTGGTCACCACCGCCCCGTCCGGACCGGGTGGCGGCGAGCCCGACGTCCCGCTCCCCGCGGACGACGCCGGGCGTGCCGCGCTGCTGGCCGACGTCGACGTGCTCGTCACGTCGCCGGGGTTCAAGCCGAGCGACCCGCTGCTCGTGGCGGCGGGCGCGGCGGGCGTGCCGGTGTGGAGCGAGGTCGAGCTGGCCTGGCGCCTGCGCGTCGACCGCGCCGACGGCCGGGGCCCCGCCCCGTGGCTCGCCGTCACCGGCACCAACGGCAAGACGACCACGGTCGAGATGCTGGCCGCGATCCTCGACGCCGCCGGGCTGAGCACGCGCGCGGTCGGGAACGTCGGCACCCCGCTCGTCGAGGCGGCCCTCGACCCGACGCTGGACGTCCTCGCGGTCGAGCTGTCGAGCTTCCAGCTGCACTTCGCGCACACCATGGCCGTCGAGGCGGGGGCGATCCTCAACCTCGCGGACGACCACCTCGACTGGCACGGCACCATGGCCGCCTACGGCGCCGACAAGGGCCGCATCTTCGAGCGGGCGACCGTCGCGTGCGTCTACAACGCCGCCGACGCCGCCACCGAGCACGAGGTCCGCGAGGCCGACGTCGCCGACGGCACCCGGGCGGTCGGGTTCTCGCTCGGCGCCCCCGCGCCCGGGCAGCTCGGCGTCGTCGAGGACGTGCTGGTGGACCGCGCGTTCCACGCGCCCGCCGACGCCGTCGACCGGCTGACCTATGCCGCCGAGCTCGGCACGTTCGCCGACCTCGAGCACCTGGCCCCCGGCGGGGCGCTGCCGCCGCACGTCGTGGCCAACGCGCTCGCCGCCGCGGCGCTCGCCCGGGCGCACGGCGTGCCCGCCGCCGCCGTGCGCGACGGCCTGCGCGCGTTCCGCCCCGGCGGGCACCGCATCCAGCAGGTCGGCGCGATCGACGGCGTCACGTACGTCGACGACTCGAAGGCCACGAACGCGCACTCCGCCGCGGCCTCGCTCGCGGGCTTCCCCGCGGGGTCGGTCGTGTGGGTCGCGGGCGGCCTGGCCAAGGGGTCACGG
Coding sequences:
- the mraY gene encoding phospho-N-acetylmuramoyl-pentapeptide-transferase gives rise to the protein MIAILVATGVSLVVALFGTPLFIRFLVRKNYGQFVRQDGPTAHFTKRGTPTMGGVVIIGATLIGVGAAMAVSDRWPSATVWLSLYLMTGLGLVGFADDFTKIRKQRSLGLTPRAKIIGQGFVGVTFAILALQFPNSNWRTPASTRISFLRDTNLDLAFAGATVGLILFVIWANFLITAWSNAVNLTDGLDGLATGVSLVVFLGYVLVGIWQLNQSCQRFAVAGPRCYEVRDPQDIAIVAAAVVGACFGFLWWNASPAKIFMGDTGALALGGALAALSILSRTQILAAIIGGMFVIIVMSDIIQIGFFKMTRRRVFKMAPLHHHFELSGWGEVTIVIRFWLIAGLFAALGMGIFYAEWVVS
- the murD gene encoding UDP-N-acetylmuramoyl-L-alanine--D-glutamate ligase — its product is MAFEQHGAVEPRVPLAQARVLVAGLGVTGRAVAGALPGHVASVVTTAPSGPGGGEPDVPLPADDAGRAALLADVDVLVTSPGFKPSDPLLVAAGAAGVPVWSEVELAWRLRVDRADGRGPAPWLAVTGTNGKTTTVEMLAAILDAAGLSTRAVGNVGTPLVEAALDPTLDVLAVELSSFQLHFAHTMAVEAGAILNLADDHLDWHGTMAAYGADKGRIFERATVACVYNAADAATEHEVREADVADGTRAVGFSLGAPAPGQLGVVEDVLVDRAFHAPADAVDRLTYAAELGTFADLEHLAPGGALPPHVVANALAAAALARAHGVPAAAVRDGLRAFRPGGHRIQQVGAIDGVTYVDDSKATNAHSAAASLAGFPAGSVVWVAGGLAKGSRFDELVASRADRLRAAVVIGVDPEPFTDALGRHAPEIPVVVVDPGETDSVMRRAVEAARSLAQPGDTVLLAPAGASQDQFRSYAQRGDAFAAAVEAMR